The following are encoded together in the Flavobacterium sp. TR2 genome:
- the clpB gene encoding ATP-dependent chaperone ClpB, which produces MNINKFTIKSQEAIQLSQQLAQRNGQQQIENEHIFKAIFEVDENVAPFILKKLNVNVPLFLQILDSTIQSFPKVSGGDVMLSRDANKALNEAEIIAQKMNDEYVSIEHLILAIFDSKSKVSQILKDQGVTGKGLKAAIEELRKGERVTSASAEETYNSLNKYAKNLNELARTGKLDPVIGRDEEIRRVLQILTRRTKNNPMLIGEPGVGKTAIAEGLAHRIVDGDVPENLKEKIVFSLDMGALIAGAKYKGEFEERLKSVVKEVTAAEGDIVLFIDEIHTLVGAGGGEGAMDAANILKPALARGELRAIGATTLDEYQKYFEKDKALERRFQKVLIDEPDTESAISILRGIKEKYETHHKVQIKDEAIIAAVELSQRYITNRFLPDKAIDLMDEAASKLRMEINSKPEELDVLDRKIMQLEIEIEAIKREKEESKLKILHLDLANLKEERNEIYARWKSEKDIVDGIQAVKHEIEDFKYEAERAEREGDYGKVAEIRYGKIKEAQERQETLQKQLLEFQSGNSLIKEEVTREDIAEVVAKWTGIPVTKMLQTEREKLLHLEDELHKRVVGQEEAIEAVSDAVRRSRAGLQDMKKPVGSFLFLGTTGVGKTELAKALAEYLFDDENAMTRIDMSEYQERHSVSRLVGAPPGYVGYDEGGQLTEAVRRKPYSVVLLDEIEKAHPDTFNILLQVLDEGRLTDNKGRLADFRNTIIIMTSNMGSNIIQEKFENLKGSVEAATEAAKNEVLGLLKQTVRPEFINRIDEIVMFTPLTVENISRIVGLQLKSVTKMLALQGITMDATPEAIAYLADKGYDPHFGARPVKRVVQREVLNQLSKEILAGNITTESIILLDAFDGKLVFRNQTAK; this is translated from the coding sequence ATGAATATAAATAAGTTTACTATTAAATCGCAGGAAGCCATTCAGTTGTCTCAGCAGTTAGCGCAGCGAAATGGCCAGCAGCAAATTGAAAATGAACACATTTTCAAAGCTATTTTTGAAGTGGATGAAAACGTGGCGCCATTTATTCTGAAAAAATTAAATGTAAATGTGCCATTGTTTTTACAAATTTTAGACAGTACAATTCAGAGTTTTCCAAAAGTTTCTGGAGGCGACGTTATGCTTTCGAGAGACGCAAACAAAGCTTTGAATGAAGCTGAAATCATTGCACAAAAAATGAACGACGAATATGTTTCGATCGAGCATTTAATTTTAGCCATTTTTGACTCAAAAAGTAAAGTTTCTCAGATTTTAAAAGATCAGGGAGTTACAGGAAAAGGATTAAAAGCGGCTATTGAAGAATTAAGAAAAGGCGAAAGAGTAACTTCTGCTTCGGCTGAAGAAACTTATAATTCGCTGAATAAATATGCTAAAAACTTAAACGAATTAGCTCGTACAGGAAAACTGGATCCCGTTATCGGACGTGATGAAGAAATTCGCCGCGTATTGCAGATTCTGACTCGTAGAACCAAAAACAACCCGATGCTTATTGGGGAACCGGGAGTTGGTAAAACCGCAATCGCAGAAGGTTTAGCGCATAGAATTGTAGATGGAGACGTTCCAGAAAACTTAAAAGAAAAAATCGTTTTCTCACTAGATATGGGAGCTTTGATTGCCGGAGCCAAATATAAAGGGGAATTCGAAGAGCGTTTAAAATCGGTTGTAAAAGAAGTTACAGCTGCAGAGGGTGATATCGTGTTGTTTATTGACGAGATTCATACGCTTGTAGGAGCGGGTGGAGGCGAAGGCGCAATGGATGCCGCTAACATCTTAAAACCAGCTCTGGCTCGTGGAGAATTGAGAGCAATTGGTGCTACGACTTTAGATGAATACCAAAAGTATTTTGAAAAAGATAAAGCGCTTGAAAGACGTTTCCAAAAGGTATTGATCGACGAACCGGATACAGAAAGTGCTATTTCGATTCTTCGTGGAATTAAAGAAAAATACGAAACGCATCATAAAGTTCAGATTAAAGACGAAGCGATTATCGCAGCGGTAGAACTTTCGCAAAGATACATTACGAATCGTTTCTTGCCCGATAAAGCGATTGACTTGATGGACGAAGCAGCTTCGAAACTTCGTATGGAAATCAATTCCAAACCAGAAGAATTAGATGTTTTGGACCGTAAGATCATGCAGCTGGAAATTGAGATTGAGGCTATTAAACGTGAAAAGGAAGAAAGTAAATTAAAAATCCTTCACCTAGATTTAGCCAATCTGAAAGAAGAGCGAAACGAAATTTATGCAAGATGGAAATCTGAAAAAGATATCGTTGACGGAATTCAGGCGGTAAAACACGAAATTGAAGACTTTAAGTATGAAGCTGAACGTGCCGAACGTGAAGGCGATTACGGAAAAGTAGCCGAAATTCGTTACGGAAAAATTAAAGAAGCGCAGGAACGCCAAGAAACTTTGCAAAAACAGCTGTTAGAATTCCAATCTGGAAACTCTTTAATCAAAGAAGAAGTTACCAGAGAAGATATTGCAGAAGTTGTAGCAAAATGGACTGGAATTCCAGTAACCAAAATGCTTCAGACAGAAAGAGAAAAACTATTGCATCTTGAAGACGAATTGCACAAACGTGTAGTAGGGCAGGAAGAAGCAATAGAAGCGGTGAGCGATGCTGTGCGACGAAGCCGCGCCGGTTTGCAGGACATGAAAAAACCTGTGGGATCATTCTTGTTCTTAGGAACAACCGGAGTTGGTAAAACCGAGCTGGCAAAAGCTTTGGCAGAATATCTTTTTGATGATGAAAATGCTATGACTCGTATCGATATGAGCGAATATCAGGAGCGTCACAGCGTAAGCCGTTTGGTTGGTGCGCCTCCAGGATACGTTGGATACGATGAAGGAGGTCAGCTGACAGAAGCCGTTCGTAGAAAACCTTATTCTGTTGTACTGTTAGACGAGATCGAAAAAGCGCATCCAGACACTTTCAATATTTTATTGCAAGTTCTAGATGAGGGACGTTTGACAGATAACAAAGGACGTCTGGCCGATTTTAGAAATACAATTATTATTATGACCTCAAATATGGGAAGTAATATAATTCAGGAGAAATTTGAAAACCTAAAAGGTAGCGTTGAAGCGGCAACAGAAGCAGCTAAGAACGAAGTTTTAGGATTGTTAAAACAAACTGTTCGTCCTGAGTTTATTAACCGTATCGATGAAATTGTAATGTTTACGCCGCTTACAGTAGAGAATATCTCAAGAATTGTAGGTTTACAGTTGAAGAGCGTGACCAAAATGCTGGCTCTGCAAGGCATCACAATGGATGCTACTCCAGAAGCTATCGCATATCTGGCAGATAAAGGTTACGATCCTCATTTTGGAGCAAGACCTGTAAAACGTGTTGTTCAAAGAGAAGTTTTAAATCAATTGTCAAAAGAAATTCTGGCAGGAAACATAACAACAGAAAGTATCATTTTGTTAGATGCTTTCGATGGCAAATTGGTTTTTAGAAACCAGACCGCAAAATAA
- the ytxJ gene encoding bacillithiol system redox-active protein YtxJ produces MSFFNSIFGSSENSEAAKSKVNWTELTDMLQLMEIEAISNEKPVVIFKHSTRCSISRMALKQFEREYDLEGVVDAYFLDLIAHRDVSNEIASRFGVYHESPQLILIKNGKAVYDVSHSDIDAEALKSKV; encoded by the coding sequence ATGAGTTTTTTTAATTCAATCTTCGGAAGTTCAGAGAACTCAGAAGCAGCAAAAAGTAAAGTAAATTGGACAGAATTGACTGATATGCTTCAATTAATGGAAATAGAAGCGATCTCAAATGAAAAACCAGTTGTAATTTTCAAACACAGCACAAGATGCAGCATTAGCCGTATGGCTTTAAAACAATTTGAAAGAGAATATGATCTTGAAGGGGTTGTTGATGCTTATTTTTTAGATCTGATAGCACACAGAGATGTTTCAAACGAAATTGCAAGCAGATTTGGAGTGTATCACGAATCTCCACAACTGATTTTAATCAAAAACGGAAAAGCCGTTTACGATGTTTCGCACAGTGACATTGATGCGGAAGCATTGAAAAGCAAAGTGTAG